In one window of Tripterygium wilfordii isolate XIE 37 chromosome 1, ASM1340144v1, whole genome shotgun sequence DNA:
- the LOC120003980 gene encoding transcription factor MYB111 codes for MGRAPCCEKVGLKRGRWTAEEDEILTNYIQANGEGSWRSLPKNAGLLRCGKSCRLRWINYLRADLKRGNITPQEEETVVKLHAAFGNRWSLIAGHLPGRTDNEIKNYWNSHLRRKIYSFASTLKNVSLVTLPASPREPRRRGQTRRSTTKKPKGSRSASEAHGNQIMGPESRKPAIANESLGPYEWLDSEIERLTNSLNKHIAASDRERECSSNWSTNDAENTAEIWYNPGFEEDFGYWDWTDNNDDQWDEGNKMLSWSCSVDSNGMEGDRGH; via the exons atGGGGAGAGCACCATGTTGTGAGAAAGTTGGGTTGAAGAGAGGGAGATGGACAGCTGAAGAAGACGAAATATTGACCAATTACATTCAAGCCAATGGAGAAGGTTCATGGAGGTCATTGCCAAAAAATGCAG GTTTGTTAAGGTGTGGAAAGAGTTGCAGACTTAGATGGATAAACTACTTGAGAGCTGATTTGAAGAGAGGGAACATCACTCCTCAGGAGGAAGAAACCGTTGTTAAGCTGCATGCTGCTTTCGGTAACAG GTGGTCTTTGATAGCCGGACATTTACCAGGAAGAACAGATAACGAAATAAAAAACTACTGGAACTCTCACTTGAGAAGGAAAATCTACAGCTTCGCTTCTACCCTAAAAAATGTCAGCCTTGTCACCCTACCAGCGAGTCCCCGCGAACCACGTCGACGTGGCCAAACTAGACGATCAACCACGAAGAAGCCCAAAGGGAGTAGATCTGCAAGTGAGGCCCATGGTAACCAAATAATGGGCCCAGAATCCAGGAAACCTGCTATTGCTAATGAGAGTTTGGGACCATATGAGTGGCTTGATAGTGAAATTGAGAGACTGACTAATTCCTTGAACAAGCACATAGCAGCTAGTGATCGGGAGAGAGAATGCAGTAGCAATTGGAGCACAAATGATGCAGAGAATACTGCAGAAATATGGTATAATCCAGGCTTTGAAGAGGATTTTGGCTACTGGGATTGGACTGACAACAATGATGATCAATGGGACGAAGGGAACAAGATGTTGTCTTGGTCATGCAGTGTAGATTCTAATGGTATGGAAGGCGACCGAGGTCATTAG